cagctccggctcacgctcaattctcacgtgaatgctctggatcattgagagacttgagaagcagatgtcgtgaaattttcgcacacgtgaaatgtgataggcaaatgtcgccgctgtttttcatttaacgcatacggcgaaaggctaagcagcgacatctatttttgaaaaagtaggtatattaaaggccgcgttgccaacataaaaagaagtaattaactaattatctggctcacaaattgaaccagacttctatctggatttatctggctcaaatcgttgttgttgcatttacatgcaaaattatttatctggttcagaattttgccaccggatgatagctaataaCACTTCCTTTTCCTGTTCACGTTTGACACTTTCCCGCTTTGCTATTTGACGTTTCTCTTgacatttacataaaaatcatacaaatacaagggctgatcacattcaacacggcatCTACAGACCATAACCACAATAAACCAAAGGTTGACGACAActgtagccaagcattggcttcttgacTAATTTGAAAGCGGCAGCGACCAATGTAAgttacagcaaacagtagcgaacaatttagaaaaaaaattttatcatgttaaaaaaaacgcccaaaataatgattttacttctattttagtttttattgacaaaataaaaaggacgccactgcTTCCCGAAAATAGAATTCGGtttaatgtgtaaaaataatatggcAGATGTGGCGGatacaccgccgtcgtgaatgtgatcagccctacaTAGTTGCTTTAGTTGAGGGAGCATGACTAAATTTATCAAGCCAGAGTTGCAGCAattaatgtttatattttattaattcaCTTGAGACTACATTTACATAATTCATAAATGGTGCGTCAAATGGTTTTTTAGAACGAATCTTTATAAATGAATAAAAATTATCTACAAATGTTTATTTAACAGCCTAATTCTGTTTCGCGGACGATACGCTAAACGGACGATACCTGCTTGGACGTTATCGTGTGCTCATGGTATTCTGAATCTTACTTTGCCGTTTATCGTGTAGCTTTACGTCGTTCGTCAACTAGACGATATCAAGTGTCAAACTTGCAACTCTGTGAAcatgttttgttttttgtgcaCGTCCATAAAGTgtacaaaataagtgaaataaaaataaagttgttagtgaaataaatatagtgaTATAAATATAATCCAAACGTATCAAGCTATGGTTCTATTATTTGCGCCATATACCGGTGCTCTTCTGGCCAGATCCACATTTGCTTTCAGCTCATGAACAAGCACGAGGAATTGGTCGCTTGTGGTGATTTTTGCATCttttaatataaaatacaagtttttttatataataataactaattaattaataatactcacttttttttgtttgtgtcggTCATTTTCAACCAAAACGATAGGTGAATACCTGTTgtttgtttttgacactttgttTTCGTATTGGTAGCACCTTCTCGTGATACAGAATACCAATCGAGCACTTCCGTTACGTAACAGTCAGCTGTTATAGTTTTGTCTATCGTATTGCAATTCATAATACGAACACACGTCGATGCTGGTTTTGGAGACGATATCGTCATCCAAAATGAGGCAGTAAATAACATGTTCTTTTCTAATCAAGCATATCTATTGTGAATGACAATCATCAATCATTGGCTTCCACACTTTCTTACTCAGGTATGGCAACGTTCATTTCGTTGAATTTTTCGTTGCGTCGTCTCCATTTTGCTGTGCTCCACCGCATTGAAAATTTTTTCATgtgcgaaaaaatataataattgatattttattataaaaatatgtgGATTTATAGCGTTAATATTGTTAAAATACCTTGAAAtagttaataatattaaaactgtaTCGTTTGAGGTTAGTTTTGTGTGCAAGAAAAACGAATGTGGTTAAGTTACCCCGCCTCCTGCTTTTTCGTTCGCAAAACTGCAAATTCTGTGCTTGCCGCCGCCGTGTGGTTATCGAAGACCCCAATTACATGCCGGGCGAATTACATCCGTGAAAGCAGAAACTACGAGTTAATTTAAAAGCCTAATTAAGAAGAGGTATTTTATATATAACTACAAAATAAGTGAGCTACATACAAAAATCCATTGGAAAAATACTTTCCTGTTTTAACATTTTGGTCATGACGCGGGGTGAAAATTGGTGAaatattgaaagaaaaaattttctaGAAGATATCTTTGCAACCAGCTGAACGTTTTACGAACTATATGATGATGTTTACGGTAAGGGCAATTAACtttatttaatatgtatgttgATATAATATGGCAATTAACTTTAATCTGTGCTTCTTTTGTATTAAAAATCGTTGCTTAAttttacatatctacatataaacttattttattaaaatatctatatgtatgtatacgcataTCTGCTATCATTAGCGACCGAGGTAatctttctaaattgaatttaaAGTGAGCATAAATTATAAGGTAAATTGAATATATTTTAAGACTACGTCTTGGCCTGTCAGTCGTCCAATAACCTAACAAAAAAAATAGATATAATACAACTGTATTAGGCGGAATGAAAGGAAGCAAAAACACGAGGTTGATTGACATCAATAAATGCAcctaaatatgcatttaaatatgtatatacttattttcaAATTCTTCTAAAATATTTATAACTCCATTTGAATGCTAATAAGCCTTGTTAAATTTTAAGGTgcaattgttttgtttttgatgTAGCATAAAAAAGCAAAATCATTCTATTATAATCCTACTCGTGTAAAAGTATAATATAATTGGGCTGTGCAGGCGCAGAAAACCGTATGTATAACTTTTTGAACCAGCTGCTTGTCTCGGAGAGCGACGAAATTTCAATTAATATTTCGAGCCACAAAAATGGGCGTTTACTATTAGGAATTAATTTATATACGGCTAAATTGTTTGCATATGAGCGCAGTATCAAAATGTAGATAGAATACAATCTTTGGACTCGTCTGCAAAAACAATTCGCTTCAAGATCAAGAAACTTATACCGGCTCGGTTTTTAGAAGGTTAGGGTTTGTTGCTCAATAGTATAAGTTAGTTTTTGTAAAATGTGGCAATCTAATACTAGAAAAAATTGTTGATCAAGAGATGTTGAGCACATCCCAAGTTGCGCTTACACAtggcaaataaaaatatactttATTATCTTTAAGATTGTAAGATTTCAGAAGTTAATTACCGGAATAGGTGCACCAAACAACATCACATTACTGAGTATTTTTGGAAACCTTTTGATAGTTAAATGTGAATAAGGACTCTCGCACACTTGCAAGGCGATTTATTGAGAATACATTAACAAAATGAACAGAGATCGAAAATGGTTATAAATACGGCACGAAGTAAGCCTATAACTAGTCAAAAAGGTGAGGTAATAATTTTCTATTGATACAAATCTTATTAACGGGCAGTTGACTCGAATATGATATAAAATGCTACTTGCTCAAAGTCCCCATTTGCATAAAGAGGATGGTTCTTTTCATTAAATTGCTGGATAAGTGCTGAAAGAGTTCTGAATTTCGTTTGTAGCTTTCGACGGAATTAAATTACTTTCCAAACAATTTAGCTTGATATtgctctttaaaaaaaataactacattcgCCGGCAGCATAATAACTTTACTCGAAGAATGGGAAAACTTTGAATAGTAATGGAGATGTTTTGAAAACCATGCAATTGGTTTCCGATTTGTAGTAAAATCCTTAAAGTTGAAAAGGTATTTTCATTTGCCATCTAAGCACACCTTTACAAATGCATTTCGCACAACTAGATCTACAAAGGTTAAGTTATACATTCATTCCAGAAAACTAAAAGCTTTATTGCTCAAAAAAAGACTTTTTAAACACTGAATATTCCATTTAAGGGTATTCTTAGTTTGAGTTCAGTGGTTTAGAATTAGTTGTGCGTTTTGTACTATCTACATTTGTTTATATCTGCGGTAACGAGCAATAACTAAAGTCTCTTTTTGAATATTTCAGGCAGAGCGTTTGGaaagttaaaaattttgattgaaatCGAGCGTTTACTGTTTGCTTTTTAGACAACAAAGTCTTCATTATTTGAGCAAGAGCTGCAAAAATTTGATTGTGTTGTTATTGATCTGAGAATGGTGTATACGATGCTGGTAAAAGTCAATTTTGTACTAATTCGATTATGAGTGTTATTgcttgttgccatagatatgtcGCACTTGCACTTTGtcaattgaaaatgaaataatatttCAAAGGATCAACTGCTAaacttatatatattttcttttacgCATAAAAACCATTTGCAAGGCGAATTTAAACAAGGCAAGAATAGTATTagaacatataatatatatatttgtttttttttttttgtttatagctGTGGTGGCTGAGagttaaattgaattttttggctaatttttttcaattacctGAATTTGACATTCAATTCACCAAAAACAAGAATAAGAGGGCATAATAGATAATAATCAAAATAAAGTAGGAGCTAGTGTAagctttttgaaatattttcttacGCTCTAACTTTAGCTGGACCATGAGTATGCCCCGATAATTTACGCCTTTTTTTCAGACGTTTATGATTATTTGTAAACCTGACCATTTTGAAAAATAATGTTGAAACCTGGACTGCATGGTAactgtatatttttttgtatgaagTTCTTAGATAGGAAAATGTTTTAAGGTAAGGGCAGATTTTAAATTCTTGAAGATTTTCAAGTTTAGATTATGTGTCCAACTTTATACTTTTTTCAATATGGAAAATTAAACATCAAATAAAACTGCAGTGGAGAACggaaattttacttttttctcaGAGTTAGATTTTCATGAAGAGCTTAGCTcatacatttttaacaaattttcaaataaaacctGACGTAAAAGTCTACTTCACATTATATGGGgcccatggctcaattatatggttgactcatctcatcagctgattatatatttatttggaaaacgcaaaatataaccaacACCTTGATAATTATTTACTGCCTAgtggtaaattttttataaaaaagtagaTTCATATCacttaaagttattttttatagTAAGTGCATCTtatttagcgcattattttcccacaGCATACAGgaattgatgttttttttttattctctccattccattcgcctaacgcCAAGACGccgattttgacaatctgaacaaaggtatattgttgctgtagagatgagccaaccacatagttgaaccatgagtgggccttagtttgaAAACCCTTTTCTTCAATCGCAACTTTCTGCACTAAATCTGAAAACGTTGTAGTCATACAAATTTTTATTGCAGCTCTGGTTGATTTGAGCCTTGATTGCTTTAGAAAAATTATTAGATTGCAATTTATACTTAGGGAATCTGTTTATGAGGTTTAATTTTCCCacagtttaaaaacaaaaaataaatacaagatttaaggccgagcttatcttccaatttgcgtcgtgcttctttaaaattttcctacaaattggcggatcAGGactgggacctacatgttttacaccgactgcgaacggcatctgcaaggagttttcactgaaaagcttttcatggcagaaatacaaactgaaaaaaaatttctgtCTAAATGTTTGGTAGTGCATTGCCCGTGATATTCattgtggcaggcggagcacgttaccaccacaccacgtcgGCCACCATTCACAAAGTTTCCTATACAATGCGGACAAATCATTTTTTAACAGCTAAGTTGTTAATGCGGACGACAATACCCCAACTGTAATAATGTTGTGGTTTCCTTCTATGCATTATagtttgaattttggcataaCATAGAACATTGAGAGGACAATCAAGTAAACTCATTCcttcgaaatttaaaaatttgcatatcAATGCTTCTGGCTCGAGGGtgaatttatgtaaatattttattttgtactGATGCTACTCCTTGTATGAATTCGCATTGGTTTTTAAgtcaattaaaaaacaaaaacaaaattttttattaaatctttTAAGCTGtgttaattataataaaaaaaaaaaaacatgaaaaaataaacaaatgttcaTATGAACGATAGTGAAACTTGTGAGAGGCCCGTAACGTAACAACGTAAAAATGCAGTGCCATTATGCAAGTCAACAAAttcataatttaatttatatgttgaattaaaattttcatttcattttataatCGACAATATTTTCAGGGTACGAATCAACAACAAGATACGCGTTTCAGCGACAAGGAAAAGAAATTAATGAAACAAATGAAGTTCGGTGATTGCTTAAATAAGCGTGTTGATATGTCAAAGGTGAAATTGGATGCTTTACGCCCATGGATAAGTAAAAAAATTACAGATATTTTGAACATCGAAGATGACGTCGTCGTTGAATTTGTCTATAATCAATTGGAGGAAGAGAAATTTCCATGTCCTAAGAAAATGCAAATTAATATGACTggatttttgaatggaaaaaatgcACGGCAATTTATGGGTGAATTATGGTCTTTGCTATTATCGGCGCAAGAAAGTGAAAGTGGCATACCAGCGGAATTTATACAACAAAAAAAGGATGAGATACTTAAAAGAGaggaacaacaacaactacaacagcagcaacaacaacaacgtcaaaATGATCGGTCTCGCTCACGGTCTCGTTCACGCGGTAGGGATAGAGAGAGGGATTGGGATAGTAGGGATAACGAACGTGAACGAGATCGCGATAGACGCAGCGTTAGGGATCGTTCTAATGATGGGCACCAACAACGTGATGATATGAGTAAACGTGAGCAGCAATTACCGCCAGATACTTTGATCGCGATCGAGCAGGTTAGGTCACAATTATCAGCTAAATCTAGATCGAATTCGGCTGAAGATACTAATTTAGGTAGCAAACAAAATGAGGGGGGTAATGGTAATGCAGTGAGTGCGAGTGCTGCAGCAGCAGCAGCTGTAGCTGCATCCATAATGCGAGATCGTTCCAAATCACCAAATGCTAGTGCTAGATCAACAGCTGCTGAGTCGGCAGCAACGAAAATAAGCAATCGATCACCACGGAAACGTTCAAGGGATAGATCAACGACACGTAAATCTTCGAGAGATCGCAATTCTTCACCACAAAAGCGACGTAATTCATCAAGAGATAGGCGACGTTCAACACGTTCACCCAGGCGTAGATCATCGGGTGGAGATCGTCGACGTCGTCGTACACGTACTCGTAGTCGTTCAAGGGATCGGAGCTCAAGACGAGGACAAAGCAAGAAACGGCATGTATCACGCTCGATGTCACCACAAAAACGTCCGCAAAGTCCAAAAACAAAAAGTCGTCGTTCAAAGGATAGACGCTCACGATCAGCAAAGTCAAGGTCAAAATCACCCGTAATGCGTAAATCATCAATAACACCAACAAGAAATTCAAAAGCAAAAAGTATTTCACCATATCGTAAACGTTCAATTTCACGGATACGTTCAACTTCACGCAATTCTAATCAAAAAACTCCTCTAAATGGTCATGAAAATAATGGAAATGCTAAGAAACGTGATGGTGGTAAAAAACGTTCACGTTCACATTCAAAAACACGCTCACGATCACGGTCAAAATCACGATCAAGGTCACGGTCGCGATCAAGGTCAAGATCGCGATCGCGGTCACCGTCCCGCAATCGTAGTTTATCAGCTGATAATAAGAGAGCAACCCGTAAACCTTCTAAAGGCCGTTCTCGTTCAAGGTGAAATATTATAAAATGtacaaattaatttatttaatatttacatTATGCTAGGAAAATTTGTTTGCAGTTATAAGTTGAGTAAGTTTGTAGTGTGTTCAATGAACTTCATTTTATTTGAGCTCGCTAGTTAttttaaaatactaaaatttGGTTTCACATAAAAGATAATATTTGGTAAGTTTTTCTTTAATTGACATTgctgtaattttattgaaaaaaggaATGTAAAAATCAACCTGTGATAGAGTTGATTGGCTACAACCGAAAATCTTGTATATATTATGATTGTTTGAgtgaaaataacatttaaaaaaatgttagacGAGGTtgcaaaggtttttttttttttacatattttagaGTATTTTATTTGATCACAGCACCTACATTACACTATTATTtacatgttttaattttttttatatataaccaACAATTCTTAGGGGGAAATTTTGTATTGCACATGGTTAAAAAAGTATTAAGAATAATTATGCATTTTCCACCCAGCAATCTCATAACGTATTTGAgagtaagtatgtacatatgtagagcATGTAGAAAAGAGTCAACGAGACCAAtcaaacttttaattttatacaaaaaattgctTATTTTATGTATCTATTAATGCAAAGCTTTTTGTATAtttcatatttacatatttacaaaaatttaaacaaattactATATATAATTTGAACTTTTCTTTATTTATCCATGTTTTATAATTTCTGAACAGATCTGTTAGCAAGAGATCGACAAGACGTGCTGCCTCGTCACGTTCTCGTTCACGTTCACGCACTCGCTCACGCACTCGAACTCGTACTCGTACACGCAGTCGTACTCGTACCCGTTCACGGTCACGTACACGTGCTCGTTCACGTTCACGTTCAAGGCGGTCATCAACTCGTTCATCACGTGGATCTAAACAttcaaataaaaaaccaaaacgtCGTTCGAGCTCTCGTAATACTAGTCTTTCGGCTTCACCTGGTCGTAAGGACGATTTTGAGATACGTCGAAATAAGAATAGTGTACAAAAGAAACGACACTATCGGCATAATCGCGATTCATCTGCATCATCTATTGATAGCAAACGTGACAGCGGACGCAAAATGATTGGGGAGAATAGGAGAAGAGGTTCTATGCAAGGCAGGCGTTTCTCACCATACAATCGTAGTTCACGCAATAGTAGTGGTGGACGTAATCAACGTTCTCGTTCTCGTCGTCGTTCCAAATCCCGCAATCGGTCGAGATCACGCAATCGTTCACGTTCAACCATGCGGCACTCCCGCTCACCACGTCGGTAAGTTTTTTAAGTATATTTCACTGCTGTGACTATCAGCCGTTATACTCAGGCCCTATACTTGTCGCCACATTCACCACTTTTCCAGGACTTTGTCAGCTTAATAACCTAATCCAACCTCTAAGAAGAATCAGCTCCTTACTTCAACATGGTAAAATTTTTGCCCCTGGTTTCTTTAGAGGACAAGATTTGTTGAGGGATTTATTGGAGTTTTTGATAAGATGTTGATGGATTTCTTAAACTTGTACTAAGTGACACCGCGATTAGATTGTCCACGATTATATAAATTCTTAGAATTTTGGTCATTCGTAGGTTTTGTAAAGGCCACGTTTTCTGGGGGTATGCTGATGATCGGAACAGGCCGAGCCCACCAATTAAACCTTGATTGATCATGCTCAAAACCCAACGCTATATCAAGCACTTTACTTGATGTGGCCCGATATAGTATGTAGAAacactaataatatttacaactTGTAACATTGCCTATGACGCGTCGccttccccccagcgggttagggggtcagaatacacCCGGGGTACCAGATTcaagaggctgtgtagcgcaacccttcaggttgccagcgaaatatacaccttctccaaacccaattgtcaacctcacctatccgcggcgaatcctgtttcactaacagacgaggctctggcgaccccaagctcctcatggaacttgggggtggggagggagggatggcctgaaggtttaatgtggccatataaatcgttcccgagatggtcgggctagcaccttaatggtgcttttgttgttgttgtagcagtgcttcgcccacccaatagctgcgaccgatcacaaattgtcatcaatatcctctaactggagtccaaggaaacttgctgtttcaacaggggtggaccataatgaaaggggtgttagaggcgttggttccacattacaattaaagagatggtttgtgtcatgtgggacacattgcaagcgatgcatacattttgtatgtaggggttgattctggataagtaacagtttagcctgttacagtatccatacattttgtatgtcggggttgattctggataagtaacagtttagcctgttacagtatccagaacgaggttgagctaaagtgactcgcgtttccctgaggagtatgcgttcctcttccgcagttttgggtactgttctttgagtactggattcaccgggcaatttctggcataaaggtccgacggctGTTTGTGGACttcactgaaga
The Eurosta solidaginis isolate ZX-2024a chromosome 5, ASM4086904v1, whole genome shotgun sequence DNA segment above includes these coding regions:
- the Srrm1 gene encoding serine/arginine repetitive matrix protein 1 isoform X2; translated protein: MMMFTGTNQQQDTRFSDKEKKLMKQMKFGDCLNKRVDMSKVKLDALRPWISKKITDILNIEDDVVVEFVYNQLEEEKFPCPKKMQINMTGFLNGKNARQFMGELWSLLLSAQESESGIPAEFIQQKKDEILKREEQQQLQQQQQQQRQNDRSRSRSRSRGRDRERDWDSRDNERERDRDRRSVRDRSNDGHQQRDDMSKREQQLPPDTLIAIEQVRSQLSAKSRSNSAEDTNLGSKQNEGGNGNAVSASAAAAAAVAASIMRDRSKSPNASARSTAAESAATKISNRSPRKRSRDRSTTRKSSRDRNSSPQKRRNSSRDRRRSTRSPRRRSSGGDRRRRRTRTRSRSRDRSSRRGQSKKRHVSRSMSPQKRPQSPKTKSRRSKDRRSRSAKSRSKSPVMRKSSITPTRNSKAKSISPYRKRSISRIRSTSRNSNQKTPLNGHENNGNAKKRDGGKKRSRSHSKTRSRSRSKSRSRSRSRSRSRSRSRSPSRNRSLSADNKRATRKPSKGRSRSRSVSKRSTRRAASSRSRSRSRTRSRTRTRTRTRSRTRTRSRSRTRARSRSRSRRSSTRSSRGSKHSNKKPKRRSSSRNTSLSASPGRKDDFEIRRNKNSVQKKRHYRHNRDSSASSIDSKRDSGRKMIGENRRRGSMQGRRFSPYNRSSRNSSGGRNQRSRSRRRSKSRNRSRSRNRSRSTMRHSRSPRRFNRRRSPMMNFRGGRGGNNRGRMNFWRRSPSGGRFDGGGGGGFGGRFNRRFSPQRRFSRDRDRRMSPVQNKFRTFSPQRRFSPQNNMPFQRQSRDRRFSPGRRAMSPIQNNTRERNNFGGGGGGGGWKPRNNFDCPKAESASESSNWELDDDEPVPEPEIHLPPAPPKKASPKNKNNSNRGRSFDRKRSLDRKRSIDRKRSNERKRSVEGKRSVERKRSVERKRSVERKRSIGRSIARSISRSTHEISDGESSQSSEKIPKARESSGRRSSVEFAGPPVKTIDLSKEERAENTRKTKSIEIIHTTEAPPVKKQAPPAAGAPAPTPAAAPAPAPAASAPVTTAVRNDKLRDRYSSSLSRTPSPFLKPHEREKLQAQTQTAQPQTQVSAAKKPPQAEKPKPQKSHKESDSSSSDSSGDSDDSDDDKKAKLAKKKKLELRSKNKRRKSVSSDDDSDDSEDEKAKKKSKAAAKNQSLLELSTSSKAGRKDKNTSIEDELQNSRGKVKQQHNDVAELTAQNITKLHKKIPEKTISKDSSSSQSSDDSDKSDSKIIETKSKLLASRKRTASISGIKKSKRASSDSDDDQAAKKKRKKARKAGKRNSDEDSSSDSDAEALLKKKKHKKHKKHTKKNKKHKKHKKRNKKADSSSSSDDDEIIRERVGKASTSAMLLGGVNEDLEKQLRERALKSMKKIE
- the Srrm1 gene encoding serine/arginine repetitive matrix protein 1 isoform X1, producing MVYTMLGTNQQQDTRFSDKEKKLMKQMKFGDCLNKRVDMSKVKLDALRPWISKKITDILNIEDDVVVEFVYNQLEEEKFPCPKKMQINMTGFLNGKNARQFMGELWSLLLSAQESESGIPAEFIQQKKDEILKREEQQQLQQQQQQQRQNDRSRSRSRSRGRDRERDWDSRDNERERDRDRRSVRDRSNDGHQQRDDMSKREQQLPPDTLIAIEQVRSQLSAKSRSNSAEDTNLGSKQNEGGNGNAVSASAAAAAAVAASIMRDRSKSPNASARSTAAESAATKISNRSPRKRSRDRSTTRKSSRDRNSSPQKRRNSSRDRRRSTRSPRRRSSGGDRRRRRTRTRSRSRDRSSRRGQSKKRHVSRSMSPQKRPQSPKTKSRRSKDRRSRSAKSRSKSPVMRKSSITPTRNSKAKSISPYRKRSISRIRSTSRNSNQKTPLNGHENNGNAKKRDGGKKRSRSHSKTRSRSRSKSRSRSRSRSRSRSRSRSPSRNRSLSADNKRATRKPSKGRSRSRSVSKRSTRRAASSRSRSRSRTRSRTRTRTRTRSRTRTRSRSRTRARSRSRSRRSSTRSSRGSKHSNKKPKRRSSSRNTSLSASPGRKDDFEIRRNKNSVQKKRHYRHNRDSSASSIDSKRDSGRKMIGENRRRGSMQGRRFSPYNRSSRNSSGGRNQRSRSRRRSKSRNRSRSRNRSRSTMRHSRSPRRFNRRRSPMMNFRGGRGGNNRGRMNFWRRSPSGGRFDGGGGGGFGGRFNRRFSPQRRFSRDRDRRMSPVQNKFRTFSPQRRFSPQNNMPFQRQSRDRRFSPGRRAMSPIQNNTRERNNFGGGGGGGGWKPRNNFDCPKAESASESSNWELDDDEPVPEPEIHLPPAPPKKASPKNKNNSNRGRSFDRKRSLDRKRSIDRKRSNERKRSVEGKRSVERKRSVERKRSVERKRSIGRSIARSISRSTHEISDGESSQSSEKIPKARESSGRRSSVEFAGPPVKTIDLSKEERAENTRKTKSIEIIHTTEAPPVKKQAPPAAGAPAPTPAAAPAPAPAASAPVTTAVRNDKLRDRYSSSLSRTPSPFLKPHEREKLQAQTQTAQPQTQVSAAKKPPQAEKPKPQKSHKESDSSSSDSSGDSDDSDDDKKAKLAKKKKLELRSKNKRRKSVSSDDDSDDSEDEKAKKKSKAAAKNQSLLELSTSSKAGRKDKNTSIEDELQNSRGKVKQQHNDVAELTAQNITKLHKKIPEKTISKDSSSSQSSDDSDKSDSKIIETKSKLLASRKRTASISGIKKSKRASSDSDDDQAAKKKRKKARKAGKRNSDEDSSSDSDAEALLKKKKHKKHKKHTKKNKKHKKHKKRNKKADSSSSSDDDEIIRERVGKASTSAMLLGGVNEDLEKQLRERALKSMKKIE